A stretch of Solea senegalensis isolate Sse05_10M linkage group LG10, IFAPA_SoseM_1, whole genome shotgun sequence DNA encodes these proteins:
- the LOC122776098 gene encoding monocyte chemotactic protein 1B-like, whose translation MAAPRLILSMFVLMLAAITFSEGVRGIGRGKCCFRFNETPLPKEKVVSYIRTNQRCTNSAVLFKTVAGRQLCAKPSNPWVRELIDYLDTKAIPGQASNL comes from the exons ATGGCTGCTCCTCGTCTGATTCTGTCCATGTTTGTGCTGATGCTGGCTGCCATCACTTTTAGTGAAG GTGTGCGTGGTATTGGGCGTGGCAAGTGCTGCTTTCGTTTCAACGAGACTCCACTGCCTAAGGAAAAAGTGGTCAGCTACATCAGGACCAACCAGCGCTGCACCAACTCGGCTGTCCT gttcaAGACCGTGGCAGGTCGTCAGCTGTGTGCCAAACCGTCCAACCCCTGGGTGCGAGAGCTCATCGACTATCTGGACACCAAAGCCATCCCGGGCCAGGCGTCCAACctgtaa